In a single window of the Methylococcus sp. Mc7 genome:
- a CDS encoding efflux RND transporter permease subunit, giving the protein MMLSDVSIRRPVLATVMSLALVLVGLMCFQRLPVREYPNIDAPMVSVRSVYKGASSEVIESQVTRPLEDSLSGIEGIRTMKSVSREEVSQITIEFNISRDQDSAAADVRDRVSRVRARLPREIDEPVISKIDADAQPILWLAFSSDRHGPLEITDFADRYVQDRLQTLSGVASVIIGGERRYAMRLWLNRERMAAHGVTVQDVEAALQKRNVELPGGRIESAQREFTVFSETDLKTVEEFNALIVREVNGFPVRLSDIGRADLGAADERNIVRVNGNPAVALGVVKQATANTLEVARSVRAELPKILETLPEGMELEVSFDTSQFIDESIHSVYETLAESLGLVTLVTWLFLRSVRATLIPFVTIPVSLIGAFIFIYALGFSVNILTLLALVLAIGLVVDDAIVMMENIYRRIERGAHPFRAAVEGSREIAFAVIAMTLTLASVFAPLAFMSGNTGRLFSEFALAVSCAVLVSGFVALTLTPMMCSRLLKPPAGGGAGHVESGEASGFAGLYRKRLEAALRRRWAVIGVMLGIGAGAVFLFGALNAELSPLEDRGNIIIVIAAPEGATVEYTDRYAREIEAMVQPIPEVRSYFMVVAPGLDRPNPVNSAIGFVRLKPWDQRKRSQQEIAATLLPKLMALPGVMAFAINPPSLGQSFRSPPVQFVIQGPTYEKLDGVAAQLVDRARQYAGMVNADSDLKLDKPQISVQVNREKAADVGVDVDEIGRTLQTLLGGRQVTRFKKGGEQYDVIVELEDAARTTVNDVGSIYLRSAGGGLVQLANLVETREKGAAKELNHFNRLRSAVLSASVAPGFTLGEALAYLGAAAKEILPADFKTDLDGQSREFAESSRTLYLTFVFALLFIYLVLAAQFESFSDPFIIMLTVPLAVTGALLSLKWTGGTLNVYSQIGMIMLIGLVTKNGILIVEFANQLRREGRGALQAVVEASVLRFRPILMTSLTMILGALPLALSSGAGAESRRQIGWVIVGGLLIGTVFTVFIIPAVYTLLSRPPKAPDEGNERAAGVV; this is encoded by the coding sequence ATGATGCTGAGCGACGTTTCCATCCGGCGGCCGGTCCTGGCGACGGTGATGAGCCTCGCCTTGGTGCTGGTGGGGCTGATGTGCTTTCAGCGCCTGCCGGTGCGGGAATACCCCAACATCGACGCGCCCATGGTCTCGGTCCGCAGCGTTTACAAGGGCGCCAGTTCGGAGGTGATCGAGAGCCAGGTGACGCGGCCGCTGGAGGATTCGCTGTCCGGCATCGAAGGCATCCGGACCATGAAGTCGGTCAGCCGCGAAGAGGTCAGCCAGATCACCATCGAGTTCAACATCAGCCGCGACCAGGATTCGGCGGCGGCCGACGTGCGCGACCGGGTGTCGCGGGTGAGGGCCCGGCTGCCGCGCGAGATCGACGAGCCCGTCATCAGCAAGATCGACGCCGACGCCCAGCCGATCCTGTGGCTCGCCTTCTCCAGCGACCGCCACGGTCCCCTGGAAATCACCGATTTCGCCGACCGTTACGTGCAGGACCGGCTGCAGACGCTGTCCGGCGTCGCCAGCGTGATCATCGGCGGCGAACGCCGCTATGCCATGCGGCTGTGGCTGAACCGGGAGCGGATGGCGGCCCACGGGGTGACGGTGCAGGACGTCGAGGCCGCGCTGCAGAAGCGCAACGTCGAACTGCCGGGCGGACGCATCGAGAGCGCCCAGCGCGAGTTCACCGTGTTCAGCGAGACCGACCTGAAGACGGTCGAAGAATTCAACGCCTTGATCGTGCGCGAAGTGAACGGCTTTCCGGTGCGGTTGTCGGACATCGGCCGGGCCGATCTGGGGGCGGCGGACGAGCGGAACATCGTGCGGGTGAACGGCAACCCGGCGGTGGCGCTGGGCGTGGTCAAGCAGGCCACGGCCAACACCCTGGAGGTGGCTCGGTCGGTTCGGGCGGAACTGCCGAAGATCCTGGAAACCCTGCCGGAAGGGATGGAGCTGGAGGTTTCCTTCGACACGTCCCAGTTCATCGACGAATCCATCCATTCCGTCTACGAGACGCTGGCCGAGTCCCTGGGGCTGGTGACGCTGGTCACCTGGCTGTTCCTGCGCTCGGTGCGCGCGACCCTGATCCCGTTCGTGACCATCCCGGTCTCCTTGATCGGCGCCTTCATCTTTATTTATGCGCTGGGGTTTTCGGTCAACATCCTGACCCTGCTGGCGCTGGTGCTCGCCATCGGCCTGGTGGTGGACGACGCCATCGTGATGATGGAGAACATCTACCGGCGCATCGAACGCGGCGCGCACCCCTTCCGGGCGGCGGTCGAGGGCAGCCGGGAAATCGCCTTCGCCGTGATCGCCATGACGCTGACGCTGGCGTCCGTATTCGCGCCGCTGGCGTTCATGAGCGGCAACACCGGCCGCCTGTTCTCCGAGTTCGCCCTGGCGGTGTCCTGCGCGGTGCTGGTTTCCGGTTTCGTGGCGCTGACGCTGACTCCGATGATGTGCTCACGCTTGCTGAAGCCACCCGCCGGCGGAGGGGCCGGGCATGTCGAATCGGGTGAGGCATCTGGATTCGCGGGGCTCTACCGGAAGCGGCTCGAAGCCGCCTTGCGGCGCCGCTGGGCCGTGATCGGGGTGATGCTGGGCATCGGCGCGGGCGCGGTTTTCCTGTTCGGCGCCCTCAACGCCGAGCTGTCGCCGCTGGAGGACCGCGGCAACATCATCATCGTGATCGCGGCCCCGGAGGGTGCGACCGTGGAGTACACCGACCGCTACGCCCGCGAAATCGAGGCGATGGTCCAGCCGATCCCGGAAGTCAGGAGCTATTTCATGGTGGTGGCGCCGGGTCTGGACCGGCCGAACCCGGTGAATTCCGCGATCGGCTTCGTGCGCCTGAAGCCCTGGGACCAGCGCAAGCGCTCCCAGCAGGAGATTGCGGCGACCCTGTTGCCGAAGCTGATGGCCTTGCCGGGAGTGATGGCTTTCGCCATCAATCCTCCTTCCCTGGGGCAGAGCTTCCGCAGTCCGCCGGTGCAGTTCGTGATCCAGGGCCCGACCTACGAAAAGCTCGACGGCGTAGCGGCGCAGCTCGTCGACCGGGCCCGCCAGTACGCCGGCATGGTCAATGCCGATTCCGACCTCAAGCTCGACAAGCCGCAGATCAGCGTGCAGGTGAACCGGGAAAAGGCCGCCGACGTCGGGGTCGACGTCGACGAGATCGGCCGGACGCTGCAGACCCTGCTCGGCGGGCGCCAGGTGACGCGCTTCAAGAAGGGCGGCGAGCAGTACGACGTGATCGTCGAACTGGAGGACGCCGCGCGGACGACCGTGAACGACGTGGGCTCGATCTACCTGCGCAGCGCCGGCGGCGGGCTGGTTCAGCTCGCCAACCTGGTGGAAACCCGGGAAAAAGGGGCGGCGAAGGAACTCAACCATTTCAACCGACTGCGTTCGGCGGTCCTGTCCGCCAGCGTCGCGCCCGGCTTCACTTTGGGCGAGGCCCTGGCCTATCTCGGCGCGGCGGCGAAGGAGATTCTGCCGGCGGATTTCAAGACCGACCTCGACGGCCAGTCACGCGAGTTTGCCGAATCCAGCCGCACGCTCTACCTGACCTTCGTGTTCGCGCTGCTGTTCATTTATCTGGTGCTCGCGGCGCAGTTCGAGAGTTTCTCCGATCCCTTCATCATCATGCTCACCGTGCCACTGGCCGTCACCGGCGCGCTGCTTTCTTTGAAATGGACCGGCGGCACCCTGAACGTCTACAGCCAGATCGGCATGATCATGCTGATCGGCCTGGTGACCAAGAACGGCATCCTGATCGTCGAATTCGCCAACCAGCTCAGGAGGGAAGGGCGCGGCGCCCTGCAGGCCGTGGTCGAAGCTTCGGTGCTGCGCTTCCGGCCGATCCTGATGACCTCCCTGACCATGATTCTGGGCGCCCTGCCGTTGGCCCTGTCGTCGGGCGCCGGGGCCGAGAGCCGGCGGCAGATCGGCTGGGTCATCGTCGGCGGACTGCTCATCGGCACGGTGTTCACGGTGTTCATCATCCCGGCCGTTTACACCCTGCTGTCCAGGCCGCCGAAGGCGCCGGACGAGGGGAACGAAAGGGCGGCCGGCGTGGTCTAG
- a CDS encoding DDE-type integrase/transposase/recombinase, which yields MKLHTQRLQTLDEIRAFLDGASPLDFTVPSRPEAYGWIESSLCQLGYLRLGKADKGIVRDYLIKVSGFSRAQITRLIAQYRRTGRVRDHRGRPANAFQRRYLPQDAVLLAELDALHGTLSGPATRKLCERAFHVFSDQRFVRLARISNGGLYNLRHSTTYRRQRTHYDKTRPTPVAIGERRKPFPDGRPGFLRVDSVHQGDLDGIKGLYHLNAVDEATQMQCVVSVERISERFLIPALNQLLDSFPFVILGFHSDNGSEYINHRVAQLLEKLRIDFTKSRARQTNDNALVESKNGSVVRKHLGYAHIPGRFAARVNAFSSGVLTPYLNFHRPCLFPEAVVDAKGKRRKRYPYANLMTPYEKLKSLPEAEQYLKPGISFKQLDEIAYAISDNEAARLLNQARTELFQYINTAQQPAA from the coding sequence GTGAAACTGCATACCCAACGCCTTCAAACCCTCGACGAGATCCGGGCCTTCCTGGATGGCGCCTCACCGCTGGACTTCACCGTACCCTCCCGCCCGGAGGCCTATGGCTGGATCGAGTCCTCGCTCTGTCAGCTCGGTTACCTGCGCCTCGGCAAGGCCGACAAGGGGATCGTCCGGGATTACCTGATCAAGGTCAGCGGCTTCTCCCGCGCCCAGATCACCCGCCTGATCGCGCAGTACCGCCGAACGGGACGGGTACGCGACCACCGCGGTCGGCCGGCCAACGCCTTTCAGCGTCGCTATCTGCCCCAGGATGCCGTGCTCCTGGCCGAACTCGATGCCCTCCACGGCACCCTCTCCGGCCCCGCCACCCGCAAGCTCTGCGAGCGCGCCTTCCACGTCTTCTCGGATCAGCGCTTCGTCCGCCTCGCCCGCATCTCCAACGGCGGCCTCTACAACCTCCGCCACTCCACGACCTATCGGCGGCAGCGCACTCACTACGACAAGACCCGCCCCACGCCCGTCGCCATCGGCGAGCGCCGCAAACCCTTTCCGGACGGACGCCCCGGCTTCCTGCGCGTCGATTCCGTCCATCAGGGCGATCTCGACGGCATCAAGGGCCTCTACCACCTCAACGCCGTCGACGAGGCCACCCAGATGCAGTGCGTCGTCAGCGTCGAACGGATCAGCGAGCGCTTCCTCATCCCGGCGCTCAACCAGCTCCTCGACAGCTTCCCCTTCGTCATCCTCGGCTTCCACTCCGACAACGGTTCGGAGTACATCAACCACCGGGTCGCCCAACTCCTGGAGAAACTGCGCATCGACTTCACCAAGTCCCGCGCCCGCCAGACCAACGACAACGCCCTCGTCGAAAGCAAGAACGGCTCCGTCGTGCGCAAGCACCTCGGCTATGCCCACATCCCCGGACGCTTCGCCGCGCGGGTCAACGCCTTCTCCAGCGGCGTCCTCACCCCCTATCTCAACTTCCACCGCCCCTGCCTCTTCCCCGAGGCGGTCGTCGACGCCAAGGGCAAACGGCGCAAGCGCTATCCCTACGCCAATCTCATGACCCCCTACGAAAAACTCAAATCCCTGCCCGAGGCCGAGCAGTACCTCAAGCCCGGCATCTCCTTCAAACAACTGGATGAAATCGCCTACGCCATCAGCGACAATGAGGCCGCGCGACTCCTCAACCAGGCGCGCACCGAACTGTTCCAATACATCAACACAGCCCAACAACCCGCCGCCTGA
- a CDS encoding multicopper oxidase domain-containing protein: MIKRSLSAALGSAFLAWSASAPAVTAIPETKKVELGEVEPFCNSGAPADWRKAQVLEGVEIRESRLCNPDSPAEIAAFVKGTNNISMQTLMDTNLAADALILSNDMDNDGDPDHYIIKLEVMELNGHSPDFAGVVPTYDIAPGIEPAFWVFAPKTRDMSTRSFASAEANPMLRMPAPVIRVEQGDVIWLVLENTHYFPHSIHLHGVDHPYMDFSGEGNDGVGQTSAMDVMPGQSKTYVIKPRQAGTQYYHCHVQPHTHIPLGLAGMFIVEENRPNNWVQVFNVGAGQVRHPSKAVAEKYDAEYDLHYQSVDKDLHKLPQSFNDPRLIARAINQEYDITDATDDYYLLNGRAFPYTLRESLVVVEPNQKIKLRVLNGHTEVLALHTHGHKAVETHYDGVEQRPEARVRRDVYTLAPAQRLDLELETVDDGLRSFGPGLWMMHDHVERAFTTDGMGEGGSLNLIAYKQYLDENGTPHTHGMSLAQYFTKKYWERKISPWQEVFDASLGDPETFVKAEAKPAAAAKPAAPAAEPAAPGNTGRNLFLGLLLGIAGYFAYLNRAKLLETASEWIAAVRNK, from the coding sequence ATGATCAAACGCTCTTTGTCGGCAGCGCTGGGGTCTGCCTTTCTGGCCTGGTCCGCAAGTGCGCCGGCCGTGACCGCCATACCCGAAACCAAGAAAGTCGAGCTCGGCGAAGTCGAGCCGTTCTGCAACAGTGGAGCGCCGGCGGACTGGCGCAAGGCCCAGGTGCTGGAAGGGGTGGAAATCCGGGAGTCCAGGCTGTGCAATCCCGACAGCCCCGCCGAAATCGCGGCGTTCGTGAAGGGCACGAACAACATCTCCATGCAGACGCTGATGGACACCAACCTGGCCGCCGATGCCCTCATCCTGTCGAACGACATGGACAACGACGGCGACCCGGACCATTACATCATCAAGCTCGAAGTCATGGAGCTGAACGGCCACTCGCCGGATTTCGCCGGCGTCGTGCCGACCTACGACATCGCGCCCGGCATCGAGCCGGCGTTCTGGGTGTTCGCGCCCAAGACCCGCGACATGTCCACCCGCAGCTTCGCCAGCGCCGAAGCCAACCCCATGTTGCGCATGCCGGCGCCGGTCATTCGCGTCGAGCAGGGCGACGTCATCTGGCTGGTCCTGGAGAACACCCATTATTTCCCGCACTCCATCCATCTCCACGGGGTGGACCATCCTTACATGGATTTCAGCGGCGAGGGCAACGACGGCGTCGGGCAGACCAGCGCGATGGACGTGATGCCGGGCCAGAGCAAGACCTACGTGATCAAGCCGCGCCAGGCCGGCACTCAGTACTACCACTGCCATGTCCAGCCGCATACCCATATTCCGCTGGGGCTGGCGGGCATGTTCATCGTCGAGGAAAACCGTCCGAACAACTGGGTGCAGGTCTTCAATGTCGGTGCAGGGCAGGTGCGGCATCCCTCCAAGGCGGTGGCGGAAAAGTACGATGCCGAGTACGACCTGCACTACCAGTCGGTCGACAAGGATTTGCACAAGCTGCCGCAGTCGTTCAACGATCCGCGGCTGATCGCCCGCGCCATCAATCAGGAATACGACATCACCGACGCGACCGACGACTATTACCTCCTCAACGGCCGGGCCTTCCCGTATACCCTCCGGGAATCCCTGGTGGTAGTGGAGCCCAACCAGAAGATCAAGCTGCGGGTGCTCAACGGCCACACCGAGGTTCTCGCGCTGCACACGCATGGCCACAAGGCCGTGGAGACGCATTACGATGGTGTCGAACAGCGGCCGGAAGCTCGGGTGCGGCGCGATGTGTACACCCTCGCGCCGGCCCAGCGCCTGGACTTGGAGCTGGAAACCGTCGACGACGGCCTACGCAGCTTCGGCCCCGGTCTTTGGATGATGCACGATCACGTCGAGCGGGCGTTCACGACCGATGGCATGGGCGAGGGCGGCAGTCTCAACTTAATCGCCTATAAGCAGTATCTCGACGAAAACGGTACGCCCCATACCCACGGCATGAGTCTGGCCCAGTATTTCACCAAGAAATACTGGGAGCGGAAGATTTCGCCCTGGCAGGAAGTGTTCGACGCCAGCCTCGGCGATCCCGAGACTTTCGTCAAGGCGGAGGCCAAGCCAGCCGCTGCCGCCAAGCCGGCGGCTCCCGCGGCCGAGCCGGCGGCGCCGGGCAACACCGGCCGCAACCTGTTTCTGGGACTCCTGCTGGGTATCGCCGGCTATTTCGCCTATCTGAACCGGGCGAAGCTGCTGGAAACCGCATCCGAGTGGATCGCCGCCGTACGGAATAAATAG
- a CDS encoding copper oxidase, translating into MNTKSITTRLSYLCSAGLFAVSVGAAAAEKTEIKEHTRLMDHGDGHLMDMDGGMIMGQNKDKLPGGCSRIAEDAEITVRAGHKYAKDFPGTMYGFSEHEWRFKPCTRLTVHFINEDNIRHQWMMHGLPKYLYDKGMFHLEVTGPAKISGTLILPKEDRTYLVHCDIAQHMEKGMKGELIVGKGSGTFPTIPGVTDAAIPDNYTPGPDGKVQPAVAPPTAGAEKPGESTVKKPEQTAAAPSGSWFSGSLVLGIVLGVFGTPIALRVGRERLSGMTGGDVLAMVGGFLGHMIDITLGLISRLMHSARGKKK; encoded by the coding sequence ATGAATACCAAGTCGATCACGACCCGTTTGAGTTACCTTTGTTCGGCCGGGCTGTTCGCCGTCAGCGTTGGCGCCGCGGCCGCGGAGAAGACCGAAATCAAGGAACACACCCGGCTCATGGACCATGGCGACGGCCACCTGATGGACATGGACGGCGGCATGATCATGGGGCAGAACAAGGACAAGCTGCCGGGCGGCTGCAGCAGGATCGCCGAAGACGCGGAAATCACCGTTCGGGCGGGGCACAAGTACGCGAAGGACTTCCCGGGCACCATGTATGGATTCAGCGAGCACGAGTGGCGCTTCAAGCCTTGCACGCGGCTCACCGTCCATTTCATCAACGAGGACAACATCCGCCACCAGTGGATGATGCACGGCCTGCCCAAGTACCTGTACGACAAGGGCATGTTCCATCTGGAGGTCACGGGCCCCGCGAAGATCAGCGGCACGCTGATCCTGCCCAAGGAGGACCGGACCTACCTGGTGCACTGCGACATCGCCCAGCACATGGAAAAGGGCATGAAGGGTGAACTGATCGTGGGCAAGGGCAGCGGCACCTTCCCGACCATTCCCGGCGTGACCGATGCCGCGATCCCGGACAATTACACGCCGGGTCCCGACGGCAAGGTGCAGCCGGCGGTGGCGCCGCCGACCGCCGGTGCGGAGAAACCCGGTGAGTCCACGGTGAAAAAGCCTGAACAGACCGCGGCGGCGCCGTCCGGTTCCTGGTTCTCCGGCAGCCTGGTGCTGGGGATCGTGCTCGGCGTGTTCGGAACTCCGATTGCCTTGCGGGTGGGCCGCGAGCGCCTGAGTGGCATGACGGGCGGCGACGTGCTGGCCATGGTCGGCGGTTTCCTCGGCCACATGATCGACATCACGCTCGGCCTCATCAGCCGGCTGATGCACTCGGCTCGCGGCAAGAAGAAATAG
- the asnB gene encoding asparagine synthase (glutamine-hydrolyzing), which translates to MCGIAGLVLKGRSVQADMLQPMIERLAHRGPDGHGVFAEGGFGLAHTRLSIIDLSGGRQPILADDGRLAVVANGEIYNYVELREALEREGRRFATHSDSETIPHAYSLDPEGFAERLNGMFAFALYDGFRRRLVLGRDRLGIKPLFYAALPDRLVFASELKAILPLLPNAPTIDAGAFSQFLHAHCSTGEHTLFAGIRRLGPGEILEVDAELNLRKRRYWTPLDVTTRPLDFAEAEAEFEGLFEQVMKEHVRSDVPYGLFLSGGNDSAILLAMLSRLQAQPVRTFSIGYVDAAMKDELGDAERIAQVFGSRHTSIRLRREDLFRRIPHTVWAADDLMRDYASFPTSALSEAAAKELKVVFAGEGGDEAFGGYRRYRQPRLVWLAKNLLAPGTGGFRTRSEWWRKRSQRLFGPALAAERRNFRAPYLKAWGEAPAAWSHLQHCQYTDLVTDLPDSLLVKVDRMMMGFGLEGRVPFLDHRVVEFGLGLPDALKTDGERPKIFLRRWAERHVPKDHLYTKKRGFTVPVREWLGGEVLDRLEGKLSANPAIAEWFDTRHFPALFQAQRKKGNASREIFCLMQFAIWHRLFLERPGLKPSPDEDPLDWIS; encoded by the coding sequence ATGTGCGGAATTGCGGGGCTCGTCCTGAAAGGGCGGAGCGTCCAGGCAGACATGCTCCAGCCCATGATCGAGCGCCTGGCCCATCGCGGGCCGGACGGTCACGGGGTGTTCGCCGAAGGCGGATTCGGTCTGGCCCATACCCGTCTGTCAATCATCGATCTCAGCGGCGGACGTCAGCCCATTCTGGCCGACGATGGCAGGCTCGCCGTGGTCGCCAACGGCGAAATCTACAACTACGTCGAGCTCCGCGAGGCGCTGGAGCGGGAAGGGCGCCGCTTCGCCACCCATTCCGACAGCGAAACCATCCCGCACGCTTACTCGCTCGACCCGGAGGGATTCGCCGAGCGCCTCAACGGCATGTTCGCATTCGCGCTGTACGACGGCTTCCGCCGGCGGCTGGTGCTGGGGCGCGACCGTTTGGGGATCAAGCCCTTGTTCTACGCCGCGCTGCCCGACCGCCTGGTGTTCGCTTCCGAGCTGAAGGCGATTCTGCCGCTGCTGCCGAACGCGCCCACGATCGACGCCGGCGCCTTTTCCCAGTTCCTGCACGCGCATTGCTCGACCGGAGAGCACACCCTGTTTGCCGGCATCCGGCGCCTCGGGCCGGGCGAGATCCTCGAAGTCGACGCGGAGCTGAACCTGCGCAAGCGGCGCTACTGGACGCCGCTCGATGTGACGACCCGGCCGCTGGATTTCGCCGAGGCCGAGGCCGAATTCGAGGGGCTGTTCGAACAGGTGATGAAGGAGCACGTCCGCTCCGACGTGCCCTACGGCTTGTTCCTGTCCGGCGGCAACGATTCGGCGATCCTGCTGGCGATGCTCAGCCGCCTGCAGGCGCAGCCGGTGCGGACGTTCTCGATCGGCTACGTCGATGCGGCGATGAAGGACGAGCTGGGGGATGCCGAGCGGATCGCGCAGGTGTTCGGCAGCCGGCACACGTCGATCCGGTTGCGCCGCGAAGACCTGTTCCGGCGGATTCCCCACACGGTGTGGGCCGCCGACGACCTGATGCGGGACTACGCCAGTTTTCCGACCTCGGCGCTGTCCGAGGCCGCGGCGAAGGAGCTCAAGGTGGTGTTCGCCGGCGAAGGCGGCGACGAGGCCTTCGGCGGCTACCGGCGCTACCGGCAGCCCCGGCTGGTCTGGCTCGCCAAGAACCTCCTGGCGCCGGGGACGGGCGGCTTCCGCACCCGCAGCGAATGGTGGCGCAAGCGCTCGCAGCGCCTGTTCGGGCCGGCGCTGGCGGCCGAGCGGCGGAACTTCCGTGCGCCTTACCTCAAAGCCTGGGGCGAGGCGCCCGCGGCCTGGAGCCATCTGCAGCATTGCCAGTACACCGATCTGGTCACGGACCTGCCGGACAGTCTGCTGGTCAAGGTGGACCGGATGATGATGGGTTTCGGCCTGGAAGGGCGGGTGCCCTTCCTCGATCACCGGGTCGTCGAATTCGGCCTGGGGTTGCCCGATGCGCTCAAGACCGACGGTGAGCGGCCCAAGATATTCCTGCGCCGCTGGGCCGAGCGCCATGTCCCTAAGGACCATCTCTACACCAAGAAACGCGGCTTCACCGTGCCGGTGCGGGAATGGCTGGGCGGGGAGGTGCTGGACCGGCTGGAAGGCAAGCTCTCGGCCAACCCGGCGATTGCCGAGTGGTTCGACACCCGGCATTTTCCAGCCCTGTTCCAGGCGCAGCGCAAGAAGGGCAATGCCAGCCGGGAAATCTTCTGCCTGATGCAGTTTGCGATCTGGCACCGGCTATTTCTCGAGCGGCCGGGGCTCAAGCCGTCGCCCGACGAGGACCCGCTCGACTGGATCAGCTGA